The following coding sequences lie in one Streptomyces xiamenensis genomic window:
- a CDS encoding ABC transporter substrate-binding protein, whose translation MHVDLSGPQARYGRGQYRGITMALEELNEHGNLPFQLELAVHDDVGDPPSAARAAAELAADPAVLMVIGPTGDAVADSAARVYQDAALPVLSLSVGNLAHRADYPVLLHGRPGTGTTGLAIPGCLAAGEHPPALIGLVDDRTADTHSWLITRAVSGAVDRTRVALVPRVLPAGTEDFAPVTAELLAEGVDAVVYGGLPDGAARLALALRAAGWSGTAIAGEAAMDPLFLSDAGEAAEGWRFVAGHTDPASDTRAGGFAPVHRRRFGEDPEPYAAEGYDAARMVVIAMQRTLEEGESLNRANVLRRLRILTYNGVARPLAFDRVGDYAGTGPAAYQYEVEAGRFRFLGPAAAPTTGSDE comes from the coding sequence CTGCACGTCGATCTCTCCGGCCCGCAGGCCCGCTACGGCCGGGGCCAGTACCGGGGCATCACCATGGCCCTGGAAGAGCTGAACGAGCACGGCAACCTGCCCTTCCAGCTGGAACTCGCCGTCCACGACGACGTCGGCGACCCGCCGAGCGCCGCCCGCGCCGCCGCCGAACTGGCCGCCGACCCCGCCGTGCTGATGGTCATCGGGCCCACCGGCGACGCCGTGGCCGACAGCGCGGCCCGCGTCTACCAGGACGCCGCCCTGCCGGTCCTCAGCCTCTCCGTCGGCAACCTCGCCCACCGTGCCGACTACCCCGTCCTCCTGCACGGCCGCCCCGGCACCGGCACCACGGGGCTCGCCATCCCCGGCTGTCTGGCCGCCGGGGAGCACCCGCCCGCCCTGATCGGTCTCGTCGACGACCGCACCGCCGACACCCACAGCTGGCTCATCACCCGGGCCGTCAGCGGCGCCGTGGACCGCACCCGCGTCGCGCTGGTGCCCCGCGTCCTGCCCGCCGGCACCGAGGACTTCGCCCCCGTCACGGCCGAACTGCTCGCCGAGGGCGTGGACGCCGTCGTCTACGGCGGTCTGCCGGACGGCGCCGCCCGGCTCGCCCTCGCGCTGCGCGCCGCCGGCTGGAGCGGCACCGCGATCGCCGGCGAGGCCGCCATGGACCCCCTCTTCCTCTCCGACGCGGGGGAGGCGGCGGAGGGCTGGCGGTTCGTGGCCGGCCACACCGACCCCGCCTCCGACACCAGAGCCGGCGGCTTCGCCCCCGTCCACCGCCGCCGGTTCGGCGAGGACCCCGAACCGTACGCCGCCGAGGGCTACGACGCCGCCCGCATGGTGGTCATCGCCATGCAGCGCACCCTGGAGGAGGGCGAGAGCCTGAACCGGGCCAATGTGCTGCGCCGGCTGCGCATCCTCACCTACAACGGGGTCGCCCGCCCGCTGGCCTTCGACCGGGTGGGTGATTACGCGGGCACCGGACCGGCCGCGTACCAGTACGAGGTGGAGGCCGGACGATTCCGTTTCCTGGGTCCCGCGGCCGCCCCAACCACCGGTTCCGATGAGTAA
- a CDS encoding DUF1707 SHOCT-like domain-containing protein, whose product MTSELPEVRASDAEREQYAEILRRGLAEGRLVMEEFDERLTAVYEARTRAELEPLIRDLPERVDPPASAGTSVPAPATGWAARIGHRATTRGAFAVLGGFVRRGAWTMPRRFRALAFMGGGNLDLREANFEQREVTVRAIAVMGGVSVTVPPEIEVEVRGFGLMGGFDHNASRAGAPGAPRVVITGFAFWGGVGVERKKTRAGDDERPEPGRGD is encoded by the coding sequence ATGACGAGCGAGTTGCCCGAGGTCCGCGCCTCCGACGCCGAGCGGGAGCAGTACGCCGAGATCCTGCGCCGGGGGCTGGCCGAGGGCCGGCTCGTCATGGAGGAGTTCGACGAGCGGCTCACCGCCGTGTACGAGGCCAGGACCCGCGCGGAGCTGGAGCCGCTGATCCGCGATCTGCCCGAGCGCGTGGACCCCCCGGCGTCCGCCGGCACCTCCGTCCCCGCACCGGCCACCGGCTGGGCCGCCCGGATCGGCCACCGCGCCACCACCCGGGGCGCCTTCGCCGTCCTCGGCGGGTTCGTCCGGCGCGGTGCCTGGACGATGCCGCGCCGCTTCCGCGCGCTGGCCTTCATGGGCGGCGGCAACCTCGACCTGCGCGAGGCGAACTTCGAGCAGCGCGAGGTCACCGTCCGGGCCATCGCCGTCATGGGCGGCGTCTCGGTGACCGTCCCGCCCGAGATCGAGGTGGAGGTGCGCGGCTTCGGTCTGATGGGCGGCTTCGACCACAACGCCAGCCGGGCCGGCGCCCCGGGCGCACCGCGCGTGGTGATCACCGGCTTCGCCTTCTGGGGCGGCGTCGGCGTCGAGCGCAAGAAGACCAGGGCCGGGGATGACGAGCGGCCCGAGCCGGGCAGGGGCGACTGA
- a CDS encoding ATP-binding protein codes for MTLASHSTDAAQPLSYSWLLTARRSDLAHFRRLAKLAMRKWQQDDAVTEVVLHGVTELLSNVARHVPDPRCRLELFLEDGAVRVTVLDSSPTLPRITLPDWTAEEGRGLWLLREMADSIGFEPTPEGKRVWVRISGR; via the coding sequence ATGACGCTCGCCAGCCACAGCACCGACGCGGCCCAGCCGCTTTCCTACAGCTGGCTGCTGACGGCCAGACGATCGGACCTCGCGCACTTCCGGCGACTCGCGAAGCTGGCGATGCGCAAATGGCAGCAGGACGACGCCGTCACCGAAGTGGTGCTGCACGGAGTCACCGAACTGCTGTCCAATGTGGCCCGCCATGTACCCGATCCCCGGTGCAGGCTGGAGCTGTTCCTGGAGGACGGCGCGGTACGCGTCACCGTCCTGGACAGCTCCCCCACCCTGCCGCGGATCACCCTGCCCGACTGGACCGCCGAAGAGGGCCGCGGACTGTGGCTGCTGCGTGAGATGGCGGACAGCATCGGGTTCGAACCCACCCCCGAGGGCAAACGGGTGTGGGTCAGGATCAGCGGCCGCTGA
- a CDS encoding SDR family oxidoreductase has translation MLVVTGATGQLGRLVIDALLASVPADQVAAVVRDAAKAADLAERGVRLRIADYDDPATLRGAFAAGDRVLLISGNEVGRRIPQHTAVIDAAREAGVALLAYTGVLGGPAADFTLADDHKGTEEAILASGLPYTFLRNGWYHENYTAQLGPVLEHGQVVSAAGEGRVASASRADYAAAAAAVLTGEGHANTVYELSGDTAWSFAEYAAEVARLSGKDITYSAVTAERQTANLVGAGLPEPFAAILVGVDLAIRRGLLAATPGDLARLIGRPTTPIADAIAEALRG, from the coding sequence ATGCTGGTAGTCACGGGAGCCACCGGTCAGCTGGGACGACTGGTCATCGACGCCCTGCTGGCGTCGGTGCCGGCCGATCAGGTGGCGGCGGTGGTGCGGGACGCGGCGAAGGCGGCCGACCTGGCGGAGCGCGGGGTCCGGCTGCGGATCGCCGACTACGACGACCCGGCCACCCTGCGCGGCGCCTTCGCGGCCGGCGACCGGGTGCTGCTGATCTCCGGCAACGAGGTCGGCCGGCGGATCCCGCAGCACACCGCGGTCATCGACGCCGCCAGGGAGGCAGGAGTGGCGCTGCTGGCCTACACCGGTGTGCTCGGCGGCCCGGCGGCCGACTTCACCCTGGCCGATGACCACAAGGGCACCGAGGAGGCGATCCTCGCCTCCGGGCTGCCGTACACCTTCCTGCGCAACGGCTGGTACCACGAGAACTACACGGCCCAGCTGGGCCCGGTGCTGGAGCACGGCCAGGTGGTGTCCGCCGCGGGCGAGGGCAGGGTCGCCTCCGCCTCCCGCGCCGACTACGCCGCCGCGGCGGCCGCGGTCCTGACCGGTGAGGGCCACGCGAACACGGTGTACGAGCTGAGCGGCGACACCGCATGGAGCTTCGCCGAGTACGCCGCCGAGGTCGCCCGGCTCTCCGGCAAGGACATCACCTACAGCGCCGTCACCGCCGAGCGGCAGACCGCGAACCTGGTGGGCGCCGGGCTCCCCGAGCCGTTCGCCGCCATCCTGGTCGGCGTGGACCTGGCCATCAGGCGCGGACTGCTCGCCGCCACCCCCGGTGACCTGGCACGACTGATCGGCCGGCCCACCACGCCGATCGCCGACGCGATCGCCGAAGCGCTCCGCGGCTGA
- a CDS encoding winged helix-turn-helix transcriptional regulator, producing the protein MDVSRKYDVNAADCPSRAVLEHVTSRWGVLVLALLRDEGSLRFSELRRAISGISEKMLAQTLQTLERDGFVHRVAQPVIPPRVDYSLTGLGREAAAHVWGLARWVEERLPQVQEGQQRYDLARAAATR; encoded by the coding sequence ATGGATGTGAGCAGGAAGTACGACGTGAACGCCGCCGACTGTCCCTCCCGCGCGGTGCTGGAGCACGTCACCAGCCGCTGGGGGGTCCTGGTACTGGCGTTGCTGCGCGACGAGGGGTCGCTGCGCTTCAGTGAACTGCGGCGGGCCATCTCCGGCATCAGCGAGAAGATGCTCGCCCAGACCCTCCAGACCCTGGAACGCGACGGGTTCGTGCACCGGGTGGCGCAGCCGGTGATCCCGCCCCGGGTGGACTACTCGCTCACCGGGCTGGGCCGGGAGGCGGCCGCCCACGTGTGGGGTCTGGCCCGCTGGGTGGAGGAGCGGCTGCCGCAGGTGCAGGAGGGTCAGCAGCGGTACGACCTGGCCCGCGCCGCCGCCACCCGCTGA
- a CDS encoding TetR family transcriptional regulator: MGPHTTAPGARASHKLRTRQELLRSGLDLFLDRGYARTTIGDVAREAGVSERTFFRYFASKEELVLHPVQEITDHFLAEAERRPEHEPPLMVLREAGARVMEITAGESLETVLPALRLVCVEPELRAAQMVHSATAHQRMAAVLARRERTAPGDLRPSLLVGAYVVASALAAQEWTRRGDGSLVALQRATDDHLRQMPAALAERWSG; encoded by the coding sequence ATGGGACCCCACACCACCGCACCGGGAGCGCGCGCGAGCCACAAGCTGCGAACCCGGCAGGAGTTGCTGCGCAGCGGACTCGACCTGTTCCTCGACCGCGGGTACGCCCGTACGACGATCGGGGACGTCGCCCGCGAGGCGGGGGTCTCGGAGCGGACGTTCTTCCGCTACTTCGCCAGCAAGGAGGAACTCGTCCTCCATCCGGTCCAGGAGATCACCGACCACTTCCTCGCCGAGGCGGAACGGCGGCCGGAGCACGAACCACCGCTCATGGTGCTGCGGGAGGCGGGCGCCCGGGTCATGGAGATCACGGCCGGCGAGTCGCTGGAGACCGTCCTGCCGGCGCTGCGGCTGGTGTGCGTCGAGCCGGAACTGCGCGCCGCCCAGATGGTGCACTCCGCCACGGCGCACCAGCGGATGGCCGCCGTGCTCGCCCGCCGCGAGCGCACCGCCCCCGGGGATCTGCGCCCCTCCCTGCTCGTCGGCGCCTACGTGGTGGCCTCCGCGCTGGCGGCCCAGGAGTGGACGCGGCGCGGCGACGGGTCGCTCGTGGCGCTCCAGCGCGCCACCGATGACCATCTGCGGCAGATGCCCGCCGCGCTGGCCGAGCGCTGGAGCGGCTGA
- a CDS encoding TetR/AcrR family transcriptional regulator, giving the protein MTGQAGEASTRRTARSKITPEREAELYEAVLELLRERGYEALTMDAIAARTRSSKATLYRQWGTKGQLVIAALRHGKPFDIEDIDTGTLGGDLREMTRRTGKAAGEDTELLQAITHAARQDEDLRLAMREMLIRPENEVLERALARGAERGEVDPGNPALGYVVHALLGALLARPLIEDDYADGPYLEHFLDSVVLPALLLRPENPRP; this is encoded by the coding sequence ATGACGGGCCAGGCCGGCGAGGCGTCCACCCGCAGGACCGCGCGCAGCAAGATCACCCCCGAGCGCGAGGCCGAGCTGTACGAGGCCGTGCTCGAACTGCTGCGGGAGCGCGGCTACGAAGCGCTGACCATGGACGCCATCGCCGCCCGCACCCGGTCCAGCAAGGCCACCCTCTACCGCCAGTGGGGGACCAAGGGCCAACTGGTCATCGCGGCACTGCGACACGGCAAGCCGTTCGACATCGAGGACATCGACACCGGCACCCTGGGCGGCGACCTGCGGGAGATGACCCGCCGCACCGGCAAGGCCGCCGGCGAGGACACCGAACTGCTCCAGGCCATCACCCACGCCGCCCGCCAGGACGAGGATCTGCGACTCGCCATGCGGGAGATGCTGATCCGCCCGGAGAACGAGGTCCTGGAACGGGCGCTGGCGCGCGGCGCGGAACGCGGCGAGGTGGACCCCGGCAACCCCGCCCTCGGCTACGTCGTGCACGCCCTGCTCGGCGCGCTCCTCGCCCGCCCGCTGATCGAGGACGACTACGCGGACGGCCCCTACCTGGAGCACTTCCTGGACTCGGTCGTGCTGCCCGCCCTGCTGCTGCGGCCGGAAAACCCCCGCCCCTGA
- a CDS encoding MMPL family transporter, producing the protein MATFLYRMGRFSFVRRRWIVLLWVVLLGLAGAGAATNSEPGSTEFTIPGTEAQQAFDLLNERYPGSGADGATARVVIRAPEGELITDPTHRSAVQDLVADLRSGSDLVADVADPYESQAISEDGTTAYAQVSYLVKGLELEDADRDALEGAAEAGRAGGLTVEIGGDALLQIPATGITEVIGVAVAAVVLVITLGSLICAGLPLLTALIGVGVAVATITALTGPLGLDGTTPILAMMLGLAVGIDYALFIVSRYRAELAEGHSHPEATGRALGTAGSAVVFAGLTVIIALAGLAVVNIPILTKMGLAAAGSVLIAVLIAITMIPALLGFAGDRILPRRTRDRPAAPDATGTGTTGATDPGPAATRPNMGARWARFVLRRPLAVLLVAVVGLGTLALPATKMELGLPDDGTQPTDTTQRRAYDLLAESFGAGFNGPLMVAVDGQDAAGGAGAAAERARATIEGLDDVAVVTEPVLSEDGSTAILTVIPSSKPLSTETEDLVTAIRDGAGQLRADTGATLLVTGQTAMGIDVSDKLNDALLPYLALVVGLAFLLLILVFRSLLVPLKAALGFLLSVLAALGAVVAVFQWGWLGGLFGVEETGPVMSLMPIFLVGVVFGLAMDYEVFLVTRMREAYVHGQSPGEAVVTGFRHGARVVTAAAIIMISVFAGFVGSTEPMVKMIGLGLAIAVFFDAFVVRMTLVPAVLGLLGRSAWWLPSWLERALPDVDVEGEKLQQRLGAPRDGTKTHEAAVP; encoded by the coding sequence ATGGCGACTTTCCTCTACAGAATGGGCCGCTTCTCCTTCGTACGGCGGCGCTGGATCGTGCTGCTGTGGGTGGTGCTGCTCGGCCTCGCGGGCGCCGGCGCCGCCACCAACTCCGAACCCGGCTCGACCGAGTTCACCATCCCCGGCACCGAGGCACAGCAGGCGTTCGACCTGCTGAACGAGCGCTACCCCGGCTCCGGCGCCGACGGAGCCACCGCCCGCGTCGTGATCCGCGCCCCCGAAGGCGAACTGATCACCGACCCCACCCACCGGAGCGCCGTCCAGGACCTGGTCGCCGACCTGCGCTCGGGATCCGACCTGGTGGCCGACGTCGCCGACCCGTACGAGTCCCAGGCCATCAGCGAGGACGGGACCACCGCGTACGCCCAGGTCTCCTACCTGGTCAAGGGCCTGGAACTGGAGGACGCGGACCGCGACGCGCTGGAGGGCGCCGCCGAGGCGGGACGGGCCGGTGGGCTGACCGTGGAGATCGGCGGCGACGCCCTCCTCCAGATCCCCGCCACCGGCATCACCGAGGTCATCGGGGTCGCCGTGGCCGCCGTCGTCCTCGTCATCACCCTCGGCTCCCTCATCTGCGCGGGGCTGCCTCTGCTCACCGCGCTGATCGGCGTCGGCGTCGCGGTGGCCACCATCACCGCGCTCACCGGCCCGCTCGGCCTCGACGGCACCACCCCCATCCTGGCGATGATGCTCGGCCTCGCCGTGGGCATCGACTACGCGCTGTTCATCGTCTCCCGCTACCGGGCCGAACTCGCCGAGGGCCACTCCCACCCGGAGGCCACCGGACGGGCGCTGGGCACCGCGGGCTCCGCCGTGGTGTTCGCCGGGCTCACCGTCATCATCGCGCTGGCCGGGCTCGCCGTGGTCAACATCCCCATCCTCACCAAGATGGGTCTGGCCGCCGCCGGTTCGGTACTGATCGCCGTCCTCATCGCCATCACCATGATCCCCGCGCTGCTCGGCTTCGCCGGGGACCGCATCCTGCCCCGGCGCACCCGCGACCGGCCGGCGGCACCGGACGCCACCGGCACCGGCACCACGGGCGCAACGGACCCCGGCCCGGCGGCCACGCGTCCCAACATGGGCGCCCGCTGGGCCCGCTTCGTGCTGCGCCGCCCGCTCGCCGTCCTCCTGGTCGCCGTCGTCGGCCTGGGCACCCTCGCACTGCCCGCCACCAAGATGGAACTGGGCCTGCCCGACGACGGGACCCAGCCCACCGACACCACCCAGCGCCGCGCCTACGACCTGCTCGCCGAATCCTTCGGCGCCGGCTTCAACGGCCCCCTGATGGTGGCCGTCGACGGCCAGGACGCCGCCGGGGGCGCCGGCGCCGCCGCCGAGCGCGCCAGGGCCACCATCGAGGGTCTGGACGATGTCGCCGTCGTCACCGAGCCGGTGCTCAGCGAGGACGGCTCCACCGCCATCCTCACCGTGATCCCGTCCTCCAAGCCGCTCAGCACCGAGACCGAGGACCTGGTGACGGCCATCCGGGACGGCGCGGGGCAGCTGCGCGCCGACACCGGCGCCACCTTGCTGGTCACCGGCCAGACCGCCATGGGCATCGATGTCTCCGACAAGCTCAACGACGCCCTGCTGCCCTACCTGGCCCTCGTCGTCGGCCTCGCCTTCCTGCTGCTGATCCTCGTCTTCCGCTCCCTGCTGGTGCCGCTCAAGGCCGCCCTCGGCTTCCTGCTGTCCGTGCTGGCCGCCCTCGGTGCCGTCGTCGCGGTCTTCCAGTGGGGCTGGCTGGGCGGTCTGTTCGGCGTCGAGGAGACCGGCCCGGTGATGAGCCTGATGCCGATCTTCCTGGTCGGCGTGGTCTTCGGACTCGCCATGGACTACGAGGTGTTCCTGGTCACCCGGATGCGCGAGGCGTACGTCCACGGCCAGAGCCCCGGCGAGGCCGTCGTCACCGGATTCCGGCACGGGGCCCGGGTCGTCACCGCCGCCGCCATCATCATGATCAGCGTCTTCGCCGGGTTCGTCGGCTCCACCGAACCCATGGTCAAGATGATCGGCCTCGGCCTGGCCATCGCCGTCTTCTTCGACGCCTTCGTGGTGCGGATGACGCTGGTGCCCGCCGTCCTGGGCCTGCTCGGCCGGTCCGCCTGGTGGCTGCCGTCCTGGCTGGAACGGGCCCTGCCCGACGTCGACGTGGAGGGCGAGAAGCTGCAACAGCGCCTCGGCGCACCCCGGGACGGGACGAAGACCCACGAGGCGGCCGTGCCGTAA
- a CDS encoding Tex family protein has translation MTQSVAGRSIESRIAEELGVREGQVTSAVGLLDGGSTVPFIARYRKEATGMLDDAQLRALEERLRYLRELEERRAAILESIRGQGKLDDALEQRINAAETKARLEDIYLPYKPKRRTKAQIAREAGLEPLADGLLADPTVDPQVAAAAFTDEARGVPDAAAALTGARAILTERFGEDADLLGELREKMWTTGRVVAKVREGKEEAGAKFADYFDFAEPFTKLPSHRVLAMLRGEKEEILDLTLDPEPADAAPAQDGPSAYERAIAHRFGISDRGRPGDAWLAETVRWSWRTRILVHLGIDLRTRLRTAAEDEAVDVFAANLRDLLLAAPAGTRPTMGLDPGLRTGVKVAVVDATGKVAATDTVYPHAPRRNWTEALARLGTLVTEHGVELIAIGNGTASRETDKLAGELISALAPAKVTKMVVSEAGASVYSASAYAGEELPDLDVSLRGAVSIARRLQDPLAELVKIDPRSIGVGQYQHDLSEVKLSRSLDAVVEDCVNGVGVDVNTASVPLLSRVSGVSGTLAKLIVAHRDTNGPFHSRRALKDVSRLGPKAFEQCAGFLRIRDGEDPLDASAVHPEAYPVVRRIVRETGKEVGALIGDSAALRGLRPADYVDDTFGLPTVTDILGELEKPGRDPRPEFRAARFREGVEKIGDLEPGMVLEGVVSNVAAFGAFVDVGVHQDGLVHVSAMSAKFVSDPREVVKPGDIVRVKVLDVDVKRQRISLTLRLDEERPAGGGRAERDGAGAPRQRDRRGGQGEQRGRGGRQGGAGARQGRGGAAPAAQPANGAMADALRRAGLLGGGKGSGGGNGGRGGRGR, from the coding sequence GTGACACAGTCCGTGGCGGGCAGGTCCATCGAGAGCAGGATCGCCGAGGAACTGGGCGTACGGGAGGGGCAGGTGACGTCCGCGGTGGGGTTGCTGGACGGCGGCTCCACGGTGCCGTTCATCGCCCGCTACCGCAAAGAGGCCACCGGCATGCTGGACGACGCCCAGCTGCGTGCCCTGGAGGAACGGCTGCGTTATCTGCGCGAGCTGGAGGAACGCCGCGCGGCGATCCTGGAGTCCATCCGCGGCCAGGGCAAGCTGGACGACGCGCTGGAGCAGCGGATCAACGCCGCCGAGACCAAGGCCAGGCTCGAGGACATCTATCTGCCCTACAAGCCCAAGCGCCGCACCAAGGCGCAGATCGCCCGCGAGGCCGGCCTCGAACCGCTGGCCGACGGGCTGCTGGCCGACCCCACCGTCGATCCGCAGGTGGCCGCCGCCGCGTTCACCGACGAGGCCAGGGGCGTCCCCGACGCCGCAGCCGCCCTCACCGGCGCCCGCGCCATCCTCACCGAACGCTTCGGCGAGGACGCCGACCTGCTGGGTGAGCTGCGCGAGAAGATGTGGACCACCGGCCGGGTGGTGGCCAAGGTCCGCGAGGGCAAGGAGGAGGCCGGCGCCAAGTTCGCCGACTACTTCGACTTCGCCGAGCCCTTCACCAAGCTGCCCTCGCACCGGGTCCTGGCCATGCTGCGCGGCGAGAAGGAGGAGATCCTCGATCTCACCCTCGACCCCGAGCCCGCCGACGCCGCACCGGCGCAGGACGGCCCCAGCGCCTACGAACGGGCCATCGCCCACCGGTTCGGCATCAGTGACCGGGGCCGCCCCGGCGACGCCTGGCTGGCCGAGACCGTCCGCTGGTCCTGGCGCACCCGCATCCTGGTGCACCTCGGCATCGACCTGCGCACCCGGCTGCGCACCGCCGCCGAGGACGAGGCCGTCGACGTCTTCGCCGCCAACCTGCGTGACCTGCTGCTCGCCGCCCCCGCGGGCACCCGCCCCACCATGGGCCTGGACCCGGGCCTGCGCACCGGCGTGAAGGTCGCCGTCGTCGACGCCACCGGCAAGGTCGCGGCCACCGACACGGTCTACCCGCACGCCCCGCGCCGCAACTGGACCGAGGCGCTGGCCCGGCTGGGCACCCTGGTCACCGAGCACGGCGTGGAACTCATCGCGATCGGCAACGGCACCGCCTCGCGCGAGACCGACAAGCTGGCCGGCGAACTGATCTCCGCCCTCGCCCCGGCCAAGGTGACCAAGATGGTGGTCTCCGAGGCGGGCGCCTCCGTCTACTCCGCCTCCGCCTACGCGGGGGAGGAGCTGCCCGACCTCGATGTCTCGCTGCGCGGCGCCGTCTCCATCGCCCGCCGGCTCCAGGACCCGCTCGCCGAGCTGGTGAAGATCGACCCGCGCTCCATCGGTGTCGGCCAGTACCAGCACGACCTGTCCGAGGTGAAGCTCTCCCGCTCCCTGGACGCGGTCGTCGAGGACTGCGTGAACGGCGTCGGCGTCGACGTCAACACCGCCTCCGTGCCGCTGCTGTCCCGGGTCTCGGGCGTCTCCGGGACCCTCGCCAAACTGATCGTGGCCCATCGCGACACCAACGGCCCCTTCCACAGCCGCCGGGCCCTCAAGGATGTCTCCCGGCTCGGCCCCAAGGCGTTCGAGCAGTGCGCGGGATTCCTGCGCATCCGGGACGGCGAGGACCCGCTGGACGCCTCGGCGGTGCACCCCGAGGCCTATCCGGTGGTGCGCCGCATCGTGCGCGAGACCGGCAAGGAGGTCGGCGCGCTGATCGGTGACAGCGCCGCGCTGCGCGGGCTGCGGCCCGCGGACTACGTGGACGACACCTTCGGCCTGCCCACCGTCACCGACATCCTGGGCGAGCTGGAGAAGCCGGGCCGCGACCCGCGCCCCGAATTCCGCGCGGCCCGTTTCAGGGAGGGCGTGGAGAAGATCGGCGACCTGGAGCCCGGCATGGTGCTGGAGGGCGTGGTCTCCAACGTCGCCGCCTTCGGCGCCTTCGTCGATGTCGGCGTCCACCAGGACGGTCTGGTGCACGTCTCGGCGATGTCCGCCAAGTTCGTCTCCGACCCCCGCGAGGTGGTCAAGCCGGGCGACATCGTCCGGGTCAAGGTCCTGGACGTGGATGTGAAGCGGCAGCGGATCTCGCTGACCCTGCGCCTGGACGAGGAGCGGCCGGCCGGTGGCGGGCGCGCCGAGCGGGACGGCGCCGGCGCCCCGCGCCAGCGCGACCGGCGCGGCGGTCAGGGGGAGCAGCGCGGCCGGGGTGGCCGGCAGGGCGGTGCCGGGGCGCGTCAGGGCCGCGGCGGCGCCGCGCCGGCGGCACAGCCCGCCAACGGTGCCATGGCCGACGCCCTGCGCCGCGCCGGGCTGCTCGGCGGCGGGAAGGGCAGCGGCGGCGGAAACGGCGGCCGGGGCGGCCGGGGCCGCTGA
- a CDS encoding acyl-ACP desaturase yields MTLSSDHISLKDTWTDARLLFALEEVVEKELNRHLAVAKDWMPHEYVPWSEGRNFDGPLGGEPWAPEQSKVTDVGRTALVVNLLTEDNLPSYHHEIATLFGRDGAWGTWVHRWTAEEGRHGIVMRDYLLTTRAVDPVELENFRMQHMSEGFEFDHPESMLHSVSYVAFQELATRISHRNTGHHSGDPVCDRMLSRIATDENLHMVFYRNLLRAAFELAPDRTMCAVRDVVVNFRMPGHGIPGFERAAARMALGGIYNMRIHHDDVLQPVLRFLKVMEVDGLGPEGQRAQEEVGMYMNGLDAEARKFDERLAARLARQAARKNG; encoded by the coding sequence GTGACACTGAGTTCCGACCACATCTCCCTCAAGGACACGTGGACCGACGCCCGCCTGCTCTTCGCCCTGGAGGAAGTCGTCGAGAAGGAGCTCAACCGCCATCTCGCCGTGGCCAAGGACTGGATGCCGCACGAGTACGTGCCCTGGAGCGAGGGACGGAACTTCGACGGGCCGCTCGGCGGCGAGCCGTGGGCGCCCGAGCAGTCGAAGGTCACCGACGTGGGGCGCACCGCGCTGGTGGTCAACCTCCTCACCGAGGACAACCTCCCCAGCTACCACCACGAGATAGCCACACTCTTCGGCCGGGACGGCGCCTGGGGCACCTGGGTGCACCGCTGGACCGCCGAGGAGGGCCGGCACGGCATCGTGATGCGGGACTACCTGCTCACCACCCGCGCCGTGGACCCGGTGGAGCTGGAGAACTTCCGGATGCAGCACATGTCCGAGGGTTTCGAGTTCGACCACCCCGAGTCGATGCTGCACTCGGTGTCCTACGTGGCCTTCCAGGAGCTGGCCACCCGGATCTCGCACCGCAACACCGGACATCACTCGGGCGACCCGGTCTGCGACCGCATGCTGTCGCGGATCGCCACCGACGAGAACCTGCACATGGTCTTCTACCGGAACCTGCTGCGGGCCGCCTTCGAACTGGCGCCCGACCGCACCATGTGCGCCGTGCGTGACGTGGTCGTCAACTTCCGGATGCCCGGCCACGGCATCCCCGGTTTCGAGCGCGCCGCTGCCCGGATGGCGCTCGGTGGCATCTACAACATGCGCATCCACCACGACGACGTGCTCCAGCCGGTGCTGCGCTTCCTGAAGGTCATGGAGGTGGACGGCCTGGGCCCCGAGGGACAGCGCGCCCAGGAAGAGGTGGGCATGTACATGAACGGCCTGGACGCCGAGGCCCGCAAGTTCGACGAGCGGCTCGCCGCCCGTCTCGCCCGCCAGGCGG